A genomic region of Papaver somniferum cultivar HN1 chromosome 7, ASM357369v1, whole genome shotgun sequence contains the following coding sequences:
- the LOC113300144 gene encoding uncharacterized protein LOC113300144: MATENLKTSSLGNMRYQELGHPVFEVEVDATNVQQSGFDSDAAYTATSRVFSGAQSLKFEMEEESNKKYKQLRLSHQVQQCLYLSVPENSSPLGLILRKTPSFLDLVETKLSHDYSCSATRKRKSVDDDASSTHLINGKMKASNFSASSLNIGSWERISKHDGDLVAKCYFAKRKFLWELLDGGLKNKIEIMWSDIASIRATCKDNGPQTLEIELLRRPLFYRETNPQPRKHTLWKATADFTAGQASIFRRHKLQFPQGTLQKHYDRLLKLDNGLSLLSKNPFPSLESPFFGPDDLESQNPNDFMLFGLEGQGSSLLKRMFEWGTNADQSEKLPCFTLTGTSVPLPYSSSDHAFTSPEASSSSSGASRSCMGQGTPTSNSNLVPGVFPSLKASLPNYTTLSSDGRISRKATAQVLGKNLGLAVNSNSNWHHTSDCWISDTQTDKNLTSSFEGGSIMHKSDLDQVYDEFSHFEEMNGDLHPEDMPSSCAELFANICTFPVVILEDEAAINILEDEAAINEAKAKESMEWMPWA, from the exons ATGGCAACGGAAAACTTAAAAACCAGTAGTTTAGGAAATATGCGGTATCAAGAGCTTGGTCATCCAGTTTTCGAGGTAGAGGTCGATGCTACAAATGTTCAGCAGTCCGGTTTTGATTCAGATGCTGCTTATACGGCAACTTCAAGAGTTTTTTCCGGTGCACAATCTCTCAagtttgagatggaagaagaaagtAATAAGAAATACAAACAACTGAGATTATCTCATCAAGTACAACAG TGTCTTTATCTCAGCGTACCAGAGAATTCAAGTCCATTGGGACTGATTTTGAGGAAAACCCCATCATTTCTAGATCTAGTGGAAACCAAACTATCTCATGATTATTCATGTTCAGCAACTAGAAAAAGAAAGAGCGTAGATGATGATGCTAGTAGTACCCATCTGATTAATGGAAAGATGAAAGCTTCTAATTTCTCTGCATCAAGCTTGAATATTGGCTCATGGGAG AGAATTTCAAAACATGATGGAGATCTGGTAGCAAAGTGTTACTTTGCGAAGAGGAAATTCTTATGGGAGTTGCTCGATGGTGGATTGaagaacaaaatagaaattatgtgGTCGGATATAGCTTCCATCAGAGCAACTTGTAAGGATAATGGTCCCCAAACACTAGAAATTGAG TTATTGAGGCGGCCTCTTTTCTATCGAGAAACGAACCCACAACCTAGAAAGCATACTCTATGGAAAGCTACTGCTGATTTTACTGCTGGTCAGGCTTCCATTTTCAGAAGACATAAGTTGCAATTTCCTCAAGGAACTTTGCAAAAGCACTATGATAGACTTCTGAAGCTAGACAATGGACTATCTTTGCTCAGCAAAAATCCCTTCCCCTCATTGGAGTCTCCATTTTTTGGTCCAGATGATCTAGAAAGTCAAAATCCAAATGATTTCATGTTGTTTGGGCTGGAAGGTCAAGGTTCAAGTCTTCTGAAGCGGATGTTCGAATGGGGAACGAATGCTGACCAGTCAGAGAAGCTACCTTGTTTTACCCTCACTGGAACTTCTGTTCCTTTGCCGTACTCAAGTTCAGACCATGCTTTTACTTCTCCTGAAGCAAGTTCCTCGAGTTCAG GAGCAAGCAGGAGTTGTATGGGGCAAGGAACTCCAACTTCGAACTCGAACCTAGTTCCTGGTGTATTCCCCTCATTGAAAGCATCCTTACCTAACTACACAACACTAAGCTCTGATGGAAGGATATCAAGAAAAGCAACGGCTCAAGTACTAGGAAAAAATCTTGGTTTGGCAGTGAATAGTAACTCCAACTGGCATCATACTTCAGATTGCTGGATTTCAGACActcaaacagataaaaatctaactagttcatttgaaggtGGCAGCATTATGCATAAGAGTGATCTAGATCAGGTCTATGACGAGTTCTCTCATTTCGAAGAAATGAATGGTGATCTTCATCCTGAGGACATGCCTAGCAGTTGCGCGGAACTCTTTGCAAATATATGCACCTTTCCAGTTGTCATTCTAGAGGATGAAGCAGCAATAAACATTCTAGAGGATGAAGCAGCAATAAATGAAGCAAAAGCAAAAGAGAGCATGGAATGGATGCCATGGGCGTAA